The nucleotide window TGGGGGGAGATTTCATAGTGAGAGGGGAGTGAATAGGGTTTATAGAGGGGGCCAACTGTGCTATGTTGATGGAGTAGACCCGGACACAATGTCCATGACAGGGATACACTATTGGGCCTATGATTTGGGGTACCAAATGCCCCCAATTCAATTCTGGTTTAGAATTCCTGGAAGTGAGGAGGGGGATGGGTATCTGCCATTATGTACTGATCAAGAGGCTGTGGAGATGTGTCACTATGTATGTCCAAGGTTGAATTATATGGACTTGTACATAGTGTGCACAAGTGAAAGGAGAATTTTTAGGGTTGAAGAGCTTGACCAGTTTGAAGAAAATCTCAACCATGCTATGTTTATTGGCTGGTGGATTGAAGATGTGGAGGAAGGGCCCAATGCTACATCTGAtgatgaggaggaagaaggGTCTTTGGGGGCAGAGGAAATGGGTTATGCTGAAGAGCCTATTTTTGTGGACTTGGATGAGTTAAGTGATGAGCCCAATGGTGAAACAGTAGCTGCAAATGGAAATGGATAGGCCTGACCAAGATGTGGATGGACATTTGCCTCAAGAACAGGATGCACAAGTGCCTGAGCAAAATGAGGATGGACATGGAGTTCTAGAAGATAGAGGACATGAGCCTACTGTTGATGATGTTGAGGCATCCATGACTCAGGCAGAAGTGGAAAgagcaaacaaaagaagaaaggagaaagGCAAAGATGTGGTTCAAGAAGAAGACAACCCACCTACAAAGAAGAGTAAGGGCAGAAAAAGGCCTGAGGTGCAAAGGAGATATTCTACAAGGTCtggaggtgaaagttcaagagGCCACTCGGTTCCTGATGTGGATGTCTCCTCTGAAAGCACAACAGACTCAGAGGACCCGGATTTTGATTGCATAGTGGATTCAGATTATGAACTTGAtagtaaagatgatgatgtgCAGTTTCAGCAGAATGTAGATGGTGACAGAAGCAGAGTAAATGAGTTTGAAGAGATAGGGTTCGAGGGTGATATATCTAAAGATGGTGGGAATGAGTCTGAAGGGTTAGATAGTATGCATGGATCCTCAGGTGAGGATGATGAAGACAGAGGGAAGTACCCTGTAAAGTGTAGGAAAAGATACAGTTCATGGAGGGCGTTCAAGTATAAGGAGGACATGAAGAGACCTACTTTTGAATTGGGGATGGAGTTTCCAAACTCCAAGGTGTTTAAGAGTGCAATTAGGAAGCATGCAGTTCAAACAAGGAAGGAGATTAGGTTTCCAACAAACACAAGACACAAGGTAAGTTTCAATCTTGTTTGTATAGTATGAGTTTGAAGTGTTGAAAAGTTATTCCAATTAAACTGACTCTATTGTGTCCATTGTACTTTGACACAGGTTTTGGCAAGGTGCAAGACATCTCCTGGTTGCCCTTGGAGGATCTATGCCTCTACTACTGACTTGGATAATCCCACCATTTTCATTAGGACTCTGAGGCAAGAGCACAAGTGTGCTTCTTTTGAAAAAAAGGTGTATCATATGCATGCACCTTTTATTGCTGAAGAATACATGGATTTTTTCATGAGTGATCCTAATTGGTCTAGGGAAGGGATGCAGAATGCTATCAACAAGGATTTTGAAATAGAGGTGGATTATCAGATGTGTTATAGAGCAAGAGTGAAGGCACTTAAGCTTGCACAAGGCAGCCATGCAGATCAATATGGCTTGTTAGAAAGCTATGCTCATGAGCTCAAGAAGAGGAATCCAGGAACTTCTGTTTGGATTCACACTGAACTTGATGGAGAGCTTGCAAGGTTCAAAAGGATCTACATATGCATCGAGGCATTGAAGAAGGGTTGGAAGGAGGGGTGCAGACCCTATATAGGGTTAGATGGGTGTCATTTGAAATCAGTACATAAGGGGCAGTTGCTTTCAGCTATGGGGATTGATGGGAATAATGGGATTTATCCCATTGCATGGGCAATTGTGGAAGCAGAAACAAGGGAGACCTGGACatagtttttgaaatttttgaagatTGATTTAGATATACATCACAGCACTCATTACACATTCATGAGTGACAAGCAAAAGGGCCTTGAGCAGGCTATAAAGGAGTTATTTTCAGATGCTGCACATATGCATTGTGTCAGACATCTCCACAATAACTTCAAGTCAGATGGACATCAAGGTTTGCAATCTCTCTCTCATTACTTTGCTGACCTGTTTTATATGTTACTAGATTTGTAATAGTTTGTTTGTATTGTGTCCGTAGGATTGGAACTGAAGGATAAACTATGGGCTATTGCTAGAAGCTGCACAATGAATCAATTCAGGGATGCTTTGGAGGACATGAAGAAGAGCTCAACTACTGGTTGACAATGGTGCATGGACAGACCTGCACAACATTGGTCAAAGTCACACTTTGATCCTAAATTCAAGTGTGATGTTTTGTTAAACAACCACAGTGAGAGTTTCAACAAAAGCATCCTACCAGCTAGGAAGAAGCCCATACTTGGTTGTTAATTTGGAAGACATAAGAGCTGCCACAATGGTGAGGTTAGCTAATAGAGGACAATCTGGCCCTAATTGGAGGTGTAATGTTGGCCCAAGAATTGAGAAGCAATTGAAGAAAAATGCTGAGCTTAGCCATGAATACAGAGTTATCAATTCAAGTAATAACATTTTTGAGATTCAAGGAAGAGGTGTAGCATGTGCTAGTGGTGTGGTGGCTGCACATTCAGTTTCATTGGAAGCAAGGACCTGCACTTGCAAGAGATGGGACATCTCTGGGGTACCATGTGGGCATGCAGTAGTTGCAATTCACTCCAAAGGCTTGAGGCCTGATGATTTTGTGCATGATTACTTCACCAAGAACACATACATGAAGGCTTATGACCCAGTAATGTTCCCAATATCTGGAGTGGCTGAGTGGGACAAGATACATAGGCCAATTGCACCTCCTTTTTATAGGAGGCAACCTGGGAGACCCAAAATGTCAAGGAACAAAGAACAAGGTCAGTCATCCTTCCTCTGCACAAATTTTTGTTATCTGTTATGTTTCAACTATTTTGGTCATTATTTGTTGTGAAATTATGACATATATCTGACTTTGTTATACCTATTGCAACTGGTTTTAAAAGGAGaagtgcccccccccccccccccccccagatGGAGCAGAAAAGCTGCCAAGTGTCTATTACTCACAGGTcagttgtggaatatgtaagaAGAAGGGCCACAATAGGAGGACATGAAAACAGAGCAACCAAGTATGGTTAtcaatttcatttcatttttgtAGGTTCACACTTGATGTGAttggaaaatttaaattaactGTTGGGTTCATTATGTGTTGTTGGAATGCAGCAAGGTGAGAATGTGGTGCAGCAGCAGGCAAATGAGGGAGAGCAGCAGCAAGATCCTCAGGAAGCTGAACCTGTCCAGCAATAGCACAATGAAACTCATTATGTAGAGCAACAAGTTTCTCAGAATTTGGAAGAGTCCCAACCAACTTATGTGCCTTCCCAGCAATCACAGACTA belongs to Rosa chinensis cultivar Old Blush chromosome 4, RchiOBHm-V2, whole genome shotgun sequence and includes:
- the LOC112199237 gene encoding uncharacterized protein LOC112199237, with the translated sequence MSDKQKGLEQAIKELFSDAAHMHCVRHLHNNFKSDGHQGLELKDKLWAIARSCTMNQFRDALEDMKKSSTTVRVSTKASYQLGRSPYLVVNLEDIRAATMVRLANRGQSGPNWRCNVGPRIEKQLKKNAELSHEYRVINSSNNIFEIQGRGVACASGVVAAHSVSLEARTCTCKRWDISGVPCGHAVVAIHSKGLRPDDFVHDYFTKNTYMKAYDPVMFPISGVAEWDKIHRPIAPPFYRRQPGRPKMSRNKEQGENVVQQQANEGEQQQDPQEAEPVQQ